The Miscanthus floridulus cultivar M001 chromosome 17, ASM1932011v1, whole genome shotgun sequence genome has a window encoding:
- the LOC136517662 gene encoding uncharacterized protein isoform X6, with translation MERSRRRGRRDGQPASWRRRRGPSGQPAAWQRRRGGGSRRTGHRAASPGQIRRLWGHVLDPESTAISLRLLSPSTHPRSPRRLHRRPISDNEIRQKKEACYTDVENGLWGWVCRSSPTEKENCVLRCLSPECYDLIYGGDPLEEGELDYVRGQEYKYCMHKLGAGASSHLDPISLVGLTVPQDDNERGIGP, from the exons ATGGAGCGGTCGCGGCGGCGGGGCCGACGCGACGGCCAGCCCGCGTCGTGGCGGAGGCGGCGCGGCCCCTCCGGCCAGCCAGCAGCGTGGCAGAGGAGGCGCGGCGGCGGCTCCCGGCGCACAGGCCACAGGGCAGCCTCCCCAGGTCAGATCAGGAGATTGTGGGGGCATGTTCTTGATCCGGAATCCACGGCGATTTCCCTCCGCCTCCTATCTCCTAGTACTCACCCTCGCTCTCCTCGTCGTCTCCACCGCCGCCCCATCTCA GACAACGAGATCCGGCAGAAGAAAGAGGCCTGCTACACCGACGTCGAGAA CGGGCTGTGGGGCTGGGTGTGCAGGTCCTCGCCGACGGAGAAGGAGAACTGCGTGCTGCGCTGCCTCTCGCCGGAGTGCTACGACCTCATATACGGCGGCGATCCA CTTGAGGAAGGGGAGTTGGACTATGTTCGAGGCCAGGAGTACAAGTACTGTATGCACAA ACTTGGAGCAGGCGCTTCCTCCCACCTTGACCCCATCAGCCTGGTCGGACTCACCGTACCACAAG ATGATAACGAACGTGGTATTGGTCCTTGA
- the LOC136517662 gene encoding uncharacterized protein isoform X10 has protein sequence MERSRRRGRRDGQPASWRRRRGPSGQPAAWQRRRGGGSRRTGHRAASPGQIRRLWGHVLDPESTAISLRLLSPSTHPRSPRRLHRRPISDNEIRQKKEACYTDVENGLWGWVCRSSPTEKENCVLRCLSPECYDLIYGGDPLEEGELDYVRGQEYKYCMHK, from the exons ATGGAGCGGTCGCGGCGGCGGGGCCGACGCGACGGCCAGCCCGCGTCGTGGCGGAGGCGGCGCGGCCCCTCCGGCCAGCCAGCAGCGTGGCAGAGGAGGCGCGGCGGCGGCTCCCGGCGCACAGGCCACAGGGCAGCCTCCCCAGGTCAGATCAGGAGATTGTGGGGGCATGTTCTTGATCCGGAATCCACGGCGATTTCCCTCCGCCTCCTATCTCCTAGTACTCACCCTCGCTCTCCTCGTCGTCTCCACCGCCGCCCCATCTCA GACAACGAGATCCGGCAGAAGAAAGAGGCCTGCTACACCGACGTCGAGAA CGGGCTGTGGGGCTGGGTGTGCAGGTCCTCGCCGACGGAGAAGGAGAACTGCGTGCTGCGCTGCCTCTCGCCGGAGTGCTACGACCTCATATACGGCGGCGATCCA CTTGAGGAAGGGGAGTTGGACTATGTTCGAGGCCAGGAGTACAAGTACTGTATGCACAA ATGA
- the LOC136517662 gene encoding uncharacterized protein isoform X8 has protein sequence MERSRRRGRRDGQPASWRRRRGPSGQPAAWQRRRGGGSRRTGHRAASPGQIRRLWGHVLDPESTAISLRLLSPSTHPRSPRRLHRRPISDNEIRQKKEACYTDVENGLWGWVCRSSPTEKENCVLRCLSPECYDLIYGGDPLEEGELDYVRGQEYKYCMHNR, from the exons ATGGAGCGGTCGCGGCGGCGGGGCCGACGCGACGGCCAGCCCGCGTCGTGGCGGAGGCGGCGCGGCCCCTCCGGCCAGCCAGCAGCGTGGCAGAGGAGGCGCGGCGGCGGCTCCCGGCGCACAGGCCACAGGGCAGCCTCCCCAGGTCAGATCAGGAGATTGTGGGGGCATGTTCTTGATCCGGAATCCACGGCGATTTCCCTCCGCCTCCTATCTCCTAGTACTCACCCTCGCTCTCCTCGTCGTCTCCACCGCCGCCCCATCTCA GACAACGAGATCCGGCAGAAGAAAGAGGCCTGCTACACCGACGTCGAGAA CGGGCTGTGGGGCTGGGTGTGCAGGTCCTCGCCGACGGAGAAGGAGAACTGCGTGCTGCGCTGCCTCTCGCCGGAGTGCTACGACCTCATATACGGCGGCGATCCA CTTGAGGAAGGGGAGTTGGACTATGTTCGAGGCCAGGAGTACAAGTACTGTATGCACAA CAGGTGA
- the LOC136517662 gene encoding uncharacterized protein isoform X9 yields the protein MERSRRRGRRDGQPASWRRRRGPSGQPAAWQRRRGGGSRRTGHRAASPGQIRRLWGHVLDPESTAISLRLLSPSTHPRSPRRLHRRPISDNEIRQKKEACYTDVENGLWGWVCRSSPTEKENCVLRCLSPECYDLIYGGDPLEEGELDYVRGQEYKYCMHK from the exons ATGGAGCGGTCGCGGCGGCGGGGCCGACGCGACGGCCAGCCCGCGTCGTGGCGGAGGCGGCGCGGCCCCTCCGGCCAGCCAGCAGCGTGGCAGAGGAGGCGCGGCGGCGGCTCCCGGCGCACAGGCCACAGGGCAGCCTCCCCAGGTCAGATCAGGAGATTGTGGGGGCATGTTCTTGATCCGGAATCCACGGCGATTTCCCTCCGCCTCCTATCTCCTAGTACTCACCCTCGCTCTCCTCGTCGTCTCCACCGCCGCCCCATCTCA GACAACGAGATCCGGCAGAAGAAAGAGGCCTGCTACACCGACGTCGAGAA CGGGCTGTGGGGCTGGGTGTGCAGGTCCTCGCCGACGGAGAAGGAGAACTGCGTGCTGCGCTGCCTCTCGCCGGAGTGCTACGACCTCATATACGGCGGCGATCCA CTTGAGGAAGGGGAGTTGGACTATGTTCGAGGCCAGGAGTACAAGTACTGTATGCACAA GTGA
- the LOC136517662 gene encoding uncharacterized protein isoform X5, producing the protein MERSRRRGRRDGQPASWRRRRGPSGQPAAWQRRRGGGSRRTGHRAASPGQIRRLWGHVLDPESTAISLRLLSPSTHPRSPRRLHRRPISDNEIRQKKEACYTDVENGLWGWVCRSSPTEKENCVLRCLSPECYDLIYGGDPLEEGELDYVRGQEYKYCMHKRGQRTTQFSSETKRNGKPEKRSRYIWMSPCSPSCLDKFLV; encoded by the exons ATGGAGCGGTCGCGGCGGCGGGGCCGACGCGACGGCCAGCCCGCGTCGTGGCGGAGGCGGCGCGGCCCCTCCGGCCAGCCAGCAGCGTGGCAGAGGAGGCGCGGCGGCGGCTCCCGGCGCACAGGCCACAGGGCAGCCTCCCCAGGTCAGATCAGGAGATTGTGGGGGCATGTTCTTGATCCGGAATCCACGGCGATTTCCCTCCGCCTCCTATCTCCTAGTACTCACCCTCGCTCTCCTCGTCGTCTCCACCGCCGCCCCATCTCA GACAACGAGATCCGGCAGAAGAAAGAGGCCTGCTACACCGACGTCGAGAA CGGGCTGTGGGGCTGGGTGTGCAGGTCCTCGCCGACGGAGAAGGAGAACTGCGTGCTGCGCTGCCTCTCGCCGGAGTGCTACGACCTCATATACGGCGGCGATCCA CTTGAGGAAGGGGAGTTGGACTATGTTCGAGGCCAGGAGTACAAGTACTGTATGCACAA GAGAGGACAGAGGACCACCCAGTTTTCGTCGGAAACGAAAAGGAATGGCAAACCAGAAAAGCGTAGTAGATACATTTGGATGAGCCCATGCAGTCCATCCTGCCTAGATAAGTTTCTAGTATAg
- the LOC136517662 gene encoding uncharacterized protein isoform X4 — MERSRRRGRRDGQPASWRRRRGPSGQPAAWQRRRGGGSRRTGHRAASPGQIRRLWGHVLDPESTAISLRLLSPSTHPRSPRRLHRRPISDNEIRQKKEACYTDVENGLWGWVCRSSPTEKENCVLRCLSPECYDLIYGGDPLEEGELDYVRGQEYKYCMHKLGAGASSHLDPISLVGLTVPQGEDRGPPSFRRKRKGMANQKSVVDTFG, encoded by the exons ATGGAGCGGTCGCGGCGGCGGGGCCGACGCGACGGCCAGCCCGCGTCGTGGCGGAGGCGGCGCGGCCCCTCCGGCCAGCCAGCAGCGTGGCAGAGGAGGCGCGGCGGCGGCTCCCGGCGCACAGGCCACAGGGCAGCCTCCCCAGGTCAGATCAGGAGATTGTGGGGGCATGTTCTTGATCCGGAATCCACGGCGATTTCCCTCCGCCTCCTATCTCCTAGTACTCACCCTCGCTCTCCTCGTCGTCTCCACCGCCGCCCCATCTCA GACAACGAGATCCGGCAGAAGAAAGAGGCCTGCTACACCGACGTCGAGAA CGGGCTGTGGGGCTGGGTGTGCAGGTCCTCGCCGACGGAGAAGGAGAACTGCGTGCTGCGCTGCCTCTCGCCGGAGTGCTACGACCTCATATACGGCGGCGATCCA CTTGAGGAAGGGGAGTTGGACTATGTTCGAGGCCAGGAGTACAAGTACTGTATGCACAA ACTTGGAGCAGGCGCTTCCTCCCACCTTGACCCCATCAGCCTGGTCGGACTCACCGTACCACAAG GAGAGGACAGAGGACCACCCAGTTTTCGTCGGAAACGAAAAGGAATGGCAAACCAGAAAAGCGTAGTAGATACATTTGGATGA
- the LOC136517662 gene encoding uncharacterized protein isoform X1, producing MERSRRRGRRDGQPASWRRRRGPSGQPAAWQRRRGGGSRRTGHRAASPGQIRRLWGHVLDPESTAISLRLLSPSTHPRSPRRLHRRPISDNEIRQKKEACYTDVENGLWGWVCRSSPTEKENCVLRCLSPECYDLIYGGDPLEEGELDYVRGQEYKYCMHKLGAGASSHLDPISLVGLTVPQGIISKPCLPFSFVCLSCDRRSRNRGVAKLASRGVRG from the exons ATGGAGCGGTCGCGGCGGCGGGGCCGACGCGACGGCCAGCCCGCGTCGTGGCGGAGGCGGCGCGGCCCCTCCGGCCAGCCAGCAGCGTGGCAGAGGAGGCGCGGCGGCGGCTCCCGGCGCACAGGCCACAGGGCAGCCTCCCCAGGTCAGATCAGGAGATTGTGGGGGCATGTTCTTGATCCGGAATCCACGGCGATTTCCCTCCGCCTCCTATCTCCTAGTACTCACCCTCGCTCTCCTCGTCGTCTCCACCGCCGCCCCATCTCA GACAACGAGATCCGGCAGAAGAAAGAGGCCTGCTACACCGACGTCGAGAA CGGGCTGTGGGGCTGGGTGTGCAGGTCCTCGCCGACGGAGAAGGAGAACTGCGTGCTGCGCTGCCTCTCGCCGGAGTGCTACGACCTCATATACGGCGGCGATCCA CTTGAGGAAGGGGAGTTGGACTATGTTCGAGGCCAGGAGTACAAGTACTGTATGCACAA ACTTGGAGCAGGCGCTTCCTCCCACCTTGACCCCATCAGCCTGGTCGGACTCACCGTACCACAAGGTATCATctccaaaccatgccttccttttTCGTTTGTTTGTTTGAGTTGCGACCGGCGCAGCCGCAATCGCGGCGTCGCGAAGCTCGCATCGAGAGGTGTACGCGGTTAG
- the LOC136517662 gene encoding uncharacterized protein isoform X2, with protein MERSRRRGRRDGQPASWRRRRGPSGQPAAWQRRRGGGSRRTGHRAASPGQIRRLWGHVLDPESTAISLRLLSPSTHPRSPRRLHRRPISDNEIRQKKEACYTDVENGLWGWVCRSSPTEKENCVLRCLSPECYDLIYGGDPLEEGELDYVRGQEYKYCMHKLGAGASSHLDPISLVGLTVPQAGDAGFIQDKIAELADSNWRVITNPLVELLI; from the exons ATGGAGCGGTCGCGGCGGCGGGGCCGACGCGACGGCCAGCCCGCGTCGTGGCGGAGGCGGCGCGGCCCCTCCGGCCAGCCAGCAGCGTGGCAGAGGAGGCGCGGCGGCGGCTCCCGGCGCACAGGCCACAGGGCAGCCTCCCCAGGTCAGATCAGGAGATTGTGGGGGCATGTTCTTGATCCGGAATCCACGGCGATTTCCCTCCGCCTCCTATCTCCTAGTACTCACCCTCGCTCTCCTCGTCGTCTCCACCGCCGCCCCATCTCA GACAACGAGATCCGGCAGAAGAAAGAGGCCTGCTACACCGACGTCGAGAA CGGGCTGTGGGGCTGGGTGTGCAGGTCCTCGCCGACGGAGAAGGAGAACTGCGTGCTGCGCTGCCTCTCGCCGGAGTGCTACGACCTCATATACGGCGGCGATCCA CTTGAGGAAGGGGAGTTGGACTATGTTCGAGGCCAGGAGTACAAGTACTGTATGCACAA ACTTGGAGCAGGCGCTTCCTCCCACCTTGACCCCATCAGCCTGGTCGGACTCACCGTACCACAAG CAGGTGATGCTGGTTTCATTCAGGACAAGATTGCAGAGTTGGCAGACAGCAATTGGAGGGTGATCACCAATCCACTTGTTGAGCTGCTGATCTGA
- the LOC136517662 gene encoding uncharacterized protein isoform X3, which produces MERSRRRGRRDGQPASWRRRRGPSGQPAAWQRRRGGGSRRTGHRAASPGQIRRLWGHVLDPESTAISLRLLSPSTHPRSPRRLHRRPISDNEIRQKKEACYTDVENGLWGWVCRSSPTEKENCVLRCLSPECYDLIYGGDPLEEGELDYVRGQEYKYCMHKLGAGASSHLDPISLVGLTVPQGDAGFIQDKIAELADSNWRVITNPLVELLI; this is translated from the exons ATGGAGCGGTCGCGGCGGCGGGGCCGACGCGACGGCCAGCCCGCGTCGTGGCGGAGGCGGCGCGGCCCCTCCGGCCAGCCAGCAGCGTGGCAGAGGAGGCGCGGCGGCGGCTCCCGGCGCACAGGCCACAGGGCAGCCTCCCCAGGTCAGATCAGGAGATTGTGGGGGCATGTTCTTGATCCGGAATCCACGGCGATTTCCCTCCGCCTCCTATCTCCTAGTACTCACCCTCGCTCTCCTCGTCGTCTCCACCGCCGCCCCATCTCA GACAACGAGATCCGGCAGAAGAAAGAGGCCTGCTACACCGACGTCGAGAA CGGGCTGTGGGGCTGGGTGTGCAGGTCCTCGCCGACGGAGAAGGAGAACTGCGTGCTGCGCTGCCTCTCGCCGGAGTGCTACGACCTCATATACGGCGGCGATCCA CTTGAGGAAGGGGAGTTGGACTATGTTCGAGGCCAGGAGTACAAGTACTGTATGCACAA ACTTGGAGCAGGCGCTTCCTCCCACCTTGACCCCATCAGCCTGGTCGGACTCACCGTACCACAAG GTGATGCTGGTTTCATTCAGGACAAGATTGCAGAGTTGGCAGACAGCAATTGGAGGGTGATCACCAATCCACTTGTTGAGCTGCTGATCTGA